The following are from one region of the Salvia hispanica cultivar TCC Black 2014 chromosome 1, UniMelb_Shisp_WGS_1.0, whole genome shotgun sequence genome:
- the LOC125196084 gene encoding DNA (cytosine-5)-methyltransferase CMT3-like: protein MGYRQQTQNLTSKTSLLQNLRHNQGANFRNLPGVLVGPDQVVKLDETIESARCTSGKPLGANFRNLPRVLVGSDRVVKLDETIERARCTSCKPLVLIIEELFDPLWSFGRLGMDYIVATVVTRPEHHNQVLLHPNQDRVLYVRENARLQGFPDRYKLFGPVRERYMQIGNTVSFSVSMSLGYCLEKALQGAQYTIPAF, encoded by the exons ATGGGCTATAGACAGCAAACACAGAATCTTACTAGCAAGACTTCCCTTCTTCAAAACTTAAGGCATAATCAG GGAGCCAACTTTAGAAACCTACCTGGAGTACTGGTTGGACCCGATCAAGTTGTAAAACTGGATGAAACTATCGAGAGTGCTAGGTGCACGTCAGGCAAACCTCTG GGAGCCAACTTTAGAAACCTACCTAGAGTACTGGTTGGATCCGATCGAGTTGTAAAACTGGATGAAACTATCGAGAGAGCTAGGTGCACGTCATGCAAACCTCTGGTACTCATCATTGAAGAACTATTTGATCCTCTTTG GTCTTTTGGTCGACTAGGGATGGACTACATTGTGGCCACTGTAGTTACAAGGCCTGAACACCATAACCAG GTTCTCCTACATCCAAATCAAGATAGAGTGCTCTATGTTCGTGAAAATGCAAGACTACAAGGATTTCCGGACCGCTATAAGCTTTTTGGAccagtaagagagag GTACATGCAAATAGGAAATACTGTTTCGTTTTCTGTTTCAATGTCGTTAGGCTATTGCTTGGAGAAAGCGCTGCAAGGCGCACAATACACAATACCAGCCTtctga
- the LOC125200733 gene encoding glucose-6-phosphate isomerase, cytosolic-like, giving the protein MATSALICETDAWKELKAHVEDIKKTHLRELMSDAKRCQSMMIEFDGLLLDYSRQCATVDTFNKLNKLAEAAHLKEKINLMFNGERINSTENRSVLHVALRSPRGSVINSDGKNVVPDVWQVLDKIKEFSERVRCGAWVGATGKALTNVIAIGIGGSFLGPLFVHTALQTDPEAAQLASGRKLHFLANVDPIDVARNLTGLNPETTLVVVVSKTFTTAETMLNARTVREWISAALGPQAVAKHVVAVSTNLTLVEKFGIDPNNAFAFWDWVGGRYSVCSAVGVLPLSLQYGFAVVEKFLQGASSIDQHFHSAPFEKNLPVLLGLLSVWNVSFLGYPARAILPYSQALEKLAPHIQQVSMESNGKGVSIDGVPLPYETGEIDFGEPGTNGQHSFYQLIHQGRVIPCDFIGVVKSQQPVYLKGELVSNHDELMSNFFAQPDALAYGKTPEQLLKENVPSNLITHKTFSGNRPSLSLLLPSLNAYNIGQLLAIYEHRVAVEGFVWGINSFDQWGVELGKSLATQVRKQLHASRKKGEQIEGFNFSTATLLTRYLEASKDILKEDCTVLPKM; this is encoded by the exons ATGGCGACGTCAGCTTTAATTTGCGAAACTGATGCGTGGAAGGAATTGAAG GCCCATGTTGAAGACATTAAGAAGACTCATCTGCGTGAATTGATGAGCGATGCAAAGAGATGCCAGTCCATGATGAT TGAGTTTGATGGGTTATTGTTGGATTACTCGAGGCAGTGTGCTACTGTTGATACTTTCAATAAGCTCAACAAATTAGCAGAG GCAGCACATCTGAAAGAAAAGATTAACTTGATGTTCAATGGAGAGCGT ATAAACAGCACAGAAAATAGATCTGTCCTTCATGTAGCTCTTCGTTCTCCAAGGGGTTCAGTTATAAACAGTGATGGGAAGAATGTGGTACCAGATGTTTGGCAAGTTCTTGACAAGATTAAGGAATTTTCTGAGAGGGTCCGCTGTGGTGCCTGG GTTGGAGCCACTGGGAAGGCGCTAACAAATGTTATTGCAATTGGAATTGGAGGAAGCTTTTTAGGCCCTCTTTTTGTTCATACAGCACTTCAAACAG ACCCAGAAGCTGCTCAATTGGCAAGTGGTCGAAAGCTGCATTT CCTTGCAAATGTCGACCCAATTGATGTTGCAAGGAACCTTACAGGGTTGAATCCTGAAACTACATTAG TTGTCGTGGTATCAAAAACTTTCACAACAGCAGAGACCATGCTCAATGCTCGGACTGTAAGGGAATGGATCTCAGCTGCCTTGGG ACCTCAAGCAGTCGCAAAACACGTGGTTGCGGTCAGCACTAACCTAACT CTTGTAGAAAAGTTTGGCATTGATCCAAATAATGCTTTTGCTTTCTGGGACTGGGTGGGAGGACGCTACAGTG TGTGCAGTGCTGTCGGAGTATTGcctctctctctacaatatgGTTTTGCAGTTGTTGAAAA GTTCCTCCAAGGAGCTTCAAGTATTGATCAACATTTCCATTCAGCACCTTTCGAGAAAAACTTACCT GTCCTATTGGGCTTGCTGAGTGTTTGGAATGTGTCATTCCTTGGTTATCCTGCTAGA GCCATCTTACCTTACTCTCAAGCACTGGAAAAACTTGCACCACATATTCAGCAG GTTAGCATGGAGAGCAATGGGAAAGGTGTGTCAATTGATGGGGTGCCCCTTCCCTATGAGACAGGTGAGATTGATTTTGGTGAACCAGGAACAAATGGACAACATAGCTTTTACCAACTAATTCACCAG GGTCGTGTTATTCCGTGTGATTTTATTGGGGTGGTGAAGAGTCAGCAACCTGTTTACCTGAAAG GTGAATTGGTCAGTAATCACGACGAGCTCATGTCAAACTTCTTTGCCCAGCCAGATGCGCTTGCTTATGGAAAG ACTCCTGAACAGCTGTTGAAAGAGAATGTTCCTAGTAATCTTATTACACACAAG ACTTTCTCTGGCAATCGACCCTCTCTTagccttcttcttccttcatTGAATGCTTACAACATTGGACAG TTGTTGGCAATTTATGAGCATAGAGTTGCTGTGGAAGGATTTGTGTGGGGTATCAATTCTTTTGACCAATGGGGTGTAGAATTGGGAAAG tCTCTGGCTACTCAAGTGAGGAAGCAGCTTCATGCATCTCGTAAGAAAGGTGAACAAATTGAGGGCTTCAATTTTAGTACTGCTACACTCTTGACGCGATACCTAGAG GCGAGCAAGGACATTCTGAAGGAGGACTGCACAGTGTTGCCAAAGATGTAA
- the LOC125196092 gene encoding uncharacterized protein LOC125196092, with product MGDRTDIEKLQEIVKLLMDKRDAERAAREALEKKNKEIQPVMNMFNHGNMITFPEGPRIDANNFELRMPLIQRVEQTPFASRATEDANRHLSKFVEISNTLKLNGVDDDAIRVRLFPFSLTDSAKEWFECMPIEKVSTWKDIVAAFLDKYYPPGTILKLKSEIFQFIQGHDEPLYEAFARFKALLRKCPSHSFTMDHEVGIFYNGFNENICAMLDSGANGGFLRKSGEEAMAVIEEFTTNSRGWSKERNSMKRIAAIEEADESSFAKELAELRVRVDQMDTSRKEDPIPPTSIIPVSKPETPTPIVEEINYMQGGGSNRNYNNNCRPNQRGGFNDRKVNDTKIGVVEGRINNLDQGMNTISTAISNINTQMEQIQKKLDEDRAKAAARVDEINKKWVAKQKTGYCPAAGGPPHTPRRAAIDKAEAPTQQGLVRHNGIVLPFQPKRKFKLEEQFKHFLNMFCKVHTNIPLVESLQEIPKYAKLLREAVMRKKNVRIAKAAVEKLQLRWQFEEPFVGSSQARRRLLSQQLRSSGSDALVGKRCSNGDAAALTLGSSGVPP from the exons ATGGGTGACCGAACAGACATCGAGAAGCTACAAGAGATAGTGAAGCTGCTAATGGACAAGAGAGATGCGGAAAGGGCAGCCCGCGAGgctttggagaagaagaataagGAAATACAACCCgtgatgaacatgttcaatcatGGGAATATGATTACTTTTCCCGAAGGACCTCGTATTGACGCTAACAATTTCGAGTTACGCATGCCCCTTATTCAAAGGGTCgagcaaactccttttgcaAGTAGGGCTACAGAGGATGCCAATCGCCATCTCTCTAAATTTGTGGAGATCTCAAACACTCTCAAGTTAAACGGTGTCGATGACGATGCCATAAGGGTAAGACTCTTCCCCTTTTCATTAACTGATTCTGCTAAAGAGTGGTTTGAATGCATGCCCATAGAAAAGGTCTCCACATGGAAGGACATTGTAGCTGCCTTCCTCGACAAGTACTATCCGCCGGGCACAATCTTGAAGCTCAAAAGCGAGATCTTCCAGTTCATCCAAGGTCATGACGAGCCCCTCTACGAGGCGTTTGCTCGTTTCAAAGCTCTTCTCCGAAAGTGCCCTAGCCATAGTTTCACCATGGATCATGAGGTAGGAATCTTCTATAATGGGTTTAACGAGAATATTTGTGCTATGCTTGATTCAGGTGCAAATGGAGGATTCTTAAGGAAGTCGGGTGAAGAAGCCATGGCGGTAATAGAGGAATTCACCACCAACAGCCGGGGGTGGTCGAAAGAAAGAAATAGCATGAAGAGGATAGCTGCAATTGAAGAGGCCGATGAAAGTTCTTTTGCGAAGGAATTGGCCGAGCTAAGAGTTAGGGTGGACCAAATGGATACATCAAGGAAGGAGGATCCGATTCCACCTACCTCCATCATACCGGTCTCTAAACCCGAAACTCCTACCCCGATAGTGGAGGAAATCAACTACATGCAAGGAGGCGGTTCCAACAGAAATTACAACAACAATTGTCGTCCTAATCAGAGGGGcg GATTTAAT GACAGGAAGGTTAATGACACCAAGATCGGAGTGGTTGAAGGTAGAATAAACAACCTCGACCAGGGAATGAACACGATCTCAACTGCCATATCCAACATCAACACTCAAATGGAGCAAATCCAAAAGAAGTTGGATGAGGACAGGGCAAAGGCAGCCGCACGAGTGGATGAGATCAACAAGAAGTGGGTGGCAAAGCAGAAAACTGGGTACTGCCCAGCcgccggcggaccgccgcacaccCCACGGCGGGCCGCCATAGACAAGGCAGAAGCACCCACTCAGCAAGGACTCGTGCGGCATAATGGGATTGTGCTACCTTTCCAACCAAAGAGGAAGTTTAAGCTCGAAGAGCAgttcaaacattttttgaacatgttttgtaAGGTTCATACTAACATTCCTCTAGTTGAATCGTTGCAGGAAATACCTAAATATGCGAAGCTTCTAAGGGAGGCGGTGATGAGGAAGAAAAAtgttaggattg CAAAGGCAGCTGTGGAGAAGTTACAGCTGCGGTGGCAGTTCGAGGAGCCCTTCGTGGGCAGTTCCCAGGCTCGGAGGAGGCTGTTGTCACAGCAGTTGCGAAGCAGTGGGAGTGACGCATTAGTGGGGAAACGATGCAGCAACGGCGATGCAGCAGCATTGACGTTGGGCAGCAGCGGCGTCCCTCCGTGA